In the genome of Raphanus sativus cultivar WK10039 chromosome 4, ASM80110v3, whole genome shotgun sequence, one region contains:
- the LOC108849033 gene encoding acyl-coenzyme A oxidase 4, peroxisomal — translation MTVLSSADRDNGEKKVKSSYFDLPSMEISVAFPQATPASKFPPCTSDYYHFDDLLTPEEQAVRKRVREFMEKEVAPIMTEYWEKAEFPFHIIPKFGALGVAGGSIKGYGCPGLSITANAIATAEISRVDASCGTFNLVHTSLGMLTIALCGSEAQKQKYLPDLAQMKTVTCWALTEPDNGSDASALKTTATKVEGGWVLEGQKRWIGNSTFADLLVILARNTTTNQVNGFLVQKDAPGLTVTKIPNKIGLRIVQNGDILLQNVFVPDEERLPGVNSFQDTSKVLAVSRVMVAWQPIGISMGVYDMCHRYLKERKQFGAPLAAFQINQQKLVKMLGNVQAMFMMGWRLCKLYETGQMTPGQASLGKAWITSKARETASLGRELLGGNGVLGDFLVAKAFGDLEPIFTYEGTYDINTLVTGREVTGIASFKPPASRGRSRL, via the exons ATGACTGTGCTCTCATCTGCAGATCGAG ATAATGGTGAGAAGAAGGTGAAGAGTTCGTATTTTGATTTGCCGTCTATGGAAATATCTGTAGCGTTTCCTCAAGCAACACCAGCCTCCAAGTTCCCACCGTGCA CTTCAGACTATTATCATTTTGATGATCTATTGACTCCGGAGGAACAGGCTGTTCGGAAGAGGGTTAGAGAGTTCATGGAGAAAGAAGTTGCTCCCATTATGACTGAG TACTGGGAGAAGGCAGAGTTTCCTTTCCATATCATTCCAAAGTTTGGAGCTTTGGGTGTTGCTGGTGGCTCCATCAAG GGTTATGGCTGTCCTGGACTCTCCATCACAGCGAACGCTATTGCAACTGCAGAAATATCTAGAGTTGATGCAAGCTGTGGGACTTTTAATTTGGTGCACACCTCTTTGGGCATGCTCACTATTG CACTTTGTGGATCAGAAGCACAAAAGCAGAAATATTTGCCTGATTTGGCTCAGATGAAAACTGTGACTTGTTGG GCCTTGACAGAACCTGACAATGGAAGCGATGCAAGTGCTCTAAAAACAACTGCCACAAAG GTTGAAGGAGGTTGGGTACTTGAGGGACAAAAGCGTTGGATTGGAAACAGCACCTTTGCAGATCTTTTGGTCATCCTTGCTAGGAATACGACAACAAACCAAGTCAACGG ATTCTTAGTCCAGAAAGATGCGCCTGGCCTAACGGTTACTAAGATCCCGAATAAAATAGGTTTACGTATTGTTCAGAATGGAGACATTCTACTACAGAATGTCTTTGTTCCGGATGAGGAGCGGTTACCTGGGGTAAATTCATTTCAGGACACAAGCAAG GTCCTGGCTGTCTCACGTGTAATGGTGGCCTGGCAACCAATTGGTATATCAATGGGAGTCTACGATATGTGTCACAG GTATCTAAAGGAGAGGAAACAGTTTGGAGCACCGTTGGCTGCTTTCCAGATAAACCAACAGAAGCTTGTGAAGATGCTGGGCAATGTTCAAGCGATGTTTATGATGGGTTGGCGCCTCTGCAAGCTATATGAGACGGGTCAGATGACTCCAGGTCAAGCCAGTTTAGGAAAG GCATGGATTACATCCAAGGCAAGGGAAACTGCTTCGCTAGGTCGGGAATTACTCGGTGGGAACGGAGTTTTAGGGGATTTTCTGGTGGCAAAG GCTTTCGGTGACCTTGAACCCATTTTTACATACGAAGGGACGTACGACATAAACACCTTAGTGACGGGGAGGGAAGTTACCGGGATTGCGAGTTTCAAACCGCCAGCTTCACGGGGCCGTAGCCGTCTTTAA